From the genome of Salvia splendens isolate huo1 chromosome 7, SspV2, whole genome shotgun sequence:
GAGAAAGATTGAATCTTTACTTGAGAggctatatatatagagagaaggATGAGTAAGAAGATAGAGAAAATGGCATCGATTGATGCACAATTGAGGCTGTTGGCGCCCGGGAAGGTGTCTGAGGATGATAAGCTGGTGGAGTATGATGCTCTTCTCTTGGACCGTTTTCTTGATATTCTTCAAGACTTGCATGGAGAGGAGATCAGAGAAACGGTATGGAGCTTTGTTTTTGTCCATTTTTTGGGATTTTGAGTTGGTTTTTGCTGTTCTTGATTGTGGACTGTGAAGTAAGTTGTGTTAGATTGGAATTTTTTTGTGAATTGCTTTTATGTTTTGGgaatttttgtgtttgtttatgGTTTGACTTTGAAAAGTTGTTGAATGTATATGCTTTTCCAGTTGGTCTAAGTTGAAGTCAGGATTAGTTCTTGTAGAGTTGTTTGTTTATTTAGATAGTGTAGTTTTTGGTCAATATTGGTGAAAAATTGATACTGTTAAACTTACATTTTTGGAGAGGCCTTTTTAGATAATGCAGTTGCTTGTTGTTACATTACTGCTTTGCTTGTTTTGGATCTGTTTGAAATTTAGGCTTTTGTCAAATTGAGCATGTGTTCATGTGTAATGTGGAGCTGAGCTTACTCCTTCTGAATTAGCCCTCTTCGTCGAGGTCGCGGTCATTGGTATAAGTAGATGATGGGATGTGGTTAAACTTATTAATTTGGAGAGACCTTTTCAGATAATGCAGTTGATTGTTGTTAAATTACTGCTGTGCTTGTTTTGGATCGGTTTGAGGTTTTGTCAAATCGAACGCGTGTTCATGGTACAACATAGGTTTCTTGGGAGCTTACTGCCTTCTTAAGTAGCCCTCTTTGTTTGAGGTTGCTGTCATTGGTCTAAGTAGATGATGGAATGTACGAAATTTGCAGCTATGTTTACGACGTTTTGCTGAAGCATATGTTTTTGGTATTGAAATGTGGACCAGGTTCAGGACTGCTACGAGATCTCTGCTGAGTATGAAGGCAAACGCGACCCTCAGAAACTGGAAGAGCTGGGACGAGTCCTCACGAGTTTGGATGCAGGGGACTCCATTGTCATTGCAAAGTCTTTCTCCCACATGCTCAACTTGGCCAACCTTGCTGAGGAGGTCCAGATTGCTTACAGACGCAGGAATAAGCTGAAGAAGAACGACTTCTCGGATGAGGCCTCTGCAACGACTGAATCTGACATCGAGGAGACTCTCAAGAGGCTGGTTGAGGAGCTGAACAAGACGCCCGAAGAAGTTTTTGAGGCTTTGAAAAACCAAACTGTCGACTTGGTCCTAACCGCTCATCCCACTCAGTCTGTTCGCAGATCTTTGCTTCAAAAACACGCAAGGTTTGTCACACAGCTTGATCTAGTATGATTTGATTGAGTAGGAAGAGCGAGAGCGCTAACGTATTCGACTTTTCCCAGGATTCGCGACTGCTTGACTCAGCTAAACGCAAAGGACATCACCCCCGATGATAAGCAGGAGCTTGACGAGGCATTGCAAAGAGAGGTAACTCACTGCTAATGGTACATTGTTTATAGTTGCAATGATCTAGCGAAAGCGAACATATTCTAAACATGTTTGTTTTTGCGGGTTTGTTCAGATACAAGCTGCATTTCGTACTGACGAGATCAGGAGAAACCCCCCGACTCCTCAAGATGAGATGAGGGCTGGAATGAGTTACTTCCACGAGACCATATGGAAGGGAGTGCCAAAATTCTTGCGACGTGTGGACACTGCTCTGAAGAACATCGGGATAAACGAGCGCGTTCCTTACAACGCCCCTCTTATTCAATTCTCCTCCTGGATGGGTGGAGATCGCGATGGTATCGCCCTTCTTCCTTACTTTCCTGTTTGTAGCTACATTTTGAAATGTCACGAGTCGAAGCGGAGATGAACGCTACGTGATTGTAGGCAATCCTCGGGTGACTCCCGAAGTTACAAGAGATGTATGCTTATTGTCTAGGATGATGGCTGCTAACTTATACTTCTCACAGATCGAAGATCTCATGTTCGAGGTGAGAAACTGGCCTTAAAAAAGTTATCAGCTAAGCATCTTCAAATCTCCGAATTTCTAACGAGCCACGACCCTTCTGTATGTTGTCCTCGTTAGCTTTCAATGTGGCGCTGCAGCGATGAACTCCGCGTGCGTGCAGAAGAACTCCACAGCTCTTCCAAGAGGGACGCTAAACATTACATCGGTATGCTAATATGTTTGATTGATTACTTGTTGTTTGCTCGATAACAAACTCACTTGTCTCTTCTGAACTCTTTTCATCAGAATTTTGGAAGCAAGTTCCCGCGAATGAGCCTTATCGTGTTATTCTCGGAGACGTGAGGGACAAGCTCTCTCACACTCGTGAACGTGCTCGCCAGTTGCTTACAAACGGAACATCCGATATTCCTGATGAGTTTACCTTCACTAACACAGAAGAGGTTTGCTGATGAAAAAAACTTCTTTTATGGTCAGTTTGTTTCTTGAAAATAAATTTGTGGTTTTGAAATATAATGTGTTTTATGTTCAGTTTCTGGAGCCTCTCGAGTTGTGCTACCGATCGCTCTGTGCCTCCGGTGATCGACCAATTGCTGACGGGAGCCTTCTCGATTTTCTACGACAAGTTTCGACGTTTGGACTATCGCTCGTGAGGCTTGACATCCGGCAAGAGTCGGATAGGCACACCGATGTTCTGGATGCTATCACGAGGCACCTCGAGATCGGATCCTACAAGGAATGGCCCGAGGAGCGCCGTCAGGAGTGGCTTTTATCTGAACTCAGCGGCAAGCGTCCGTTGTTCGGCCCAGACCTTCCGAAAACAGAGGAGATCGCCGATGTCCTCGACACGTTCCACGTCCTTGCTGAGCTCCCCTCGGACAGCTTTGGCGCCTACATTATCTCGATGGCGACTTCCCCGTCTGATGTGCTCGCCGTCGAGCTTTTGCAACGAGAGTGCCACGTCAAGACCCCTCTAAGAGTGGTTCCCCTGTTCGAGAAACTTGCTGATCTTGAGGCCGCTCCTGCGGCCGTGGCTCGTCTCTTCTCCATAGATTGGTACCGCGAAAGGATCAACGGGAAGCAAGAGGTCATGATCGGATACTCGGACTCGGGGAAGGACGCTGGTCGGCTTTCTGCTGCGTGGCAGCTGTATAAGGCTCAGGAGGAGCTCATCAAGGTGGCGAAGGAATTCGGGGTGAAGCTCACGATGTTCCATGGCCGAGGAGGGACTGTCGGACGAGGAGGCGGGCCGACTCACCTTGCCATATTGTCTCAGCCGCCGGACACCATTCATGGCTCTCTCCGTGTCACGGTTCAGGGAGAAGTCATCGAGCAGTCGTTCGGAGAGGAGCACTTGTGTTTCAGAACGCTCCAGAGATTCACCGCTGCCACGCTCGAGCATGGAATGCACCCTCCGATCGCCCCAAAGCCCGAGTGGCGCGTCCTCATGGACGAGATGGCTGTTATCGCCACGAAAGAATACCGCTCAGTTGTCTTCCAAGAGCCTCGATTCGTTGAATACTTTCGTCTCGTAAGTACTAATGCTTTGTTAGGTTGTCGTTTCTCTTAACGTGTAGCTTGCATTTACCTCCTTCGCGTCTCGTTGGCCTTGTTGTTGTTCTTCAGGCGACGCCCGAGCTGGAGTATGGCCGGATGAACATTGGGAGCCGTCCGTCTAAGAGAAAACCGAGTGGTGGCATAGAGTCCCTCCGAGCAATCCCGTGGATATTTGCGTGGACACAGACGCGATTCCATCTCCCAGTCTGGCTCGGTTTTGGGGCTGCGATGAACGAGGTAATCCGCAAAGACATCAAGAATCTGCAGATGCTACGAGACATGTACAACGGGTGGCCGTTCTTTAGAGTGACGATCGACTTGATCGAGATGGTCTTCGCCAAGGGCGACCCCAAGATCGGTGCTCTGTGCGACAAGCTCCTCGTCTCCGAGGATCTTTGGGCCTTGGGAGAGCAGCTCCGCGCCAACTATCAAGCGACTCAGGACATGATCCTTCAGGTGAGATGTGAATCCTCTCATTGTTTATAAACACTTGCAAGGTTCTTGATTGCAAGAAACGAGCACGATGCTTCGAGAAACGAGCGTATACTCACTCGTTCGCTCGCAGGTTGCTGGACACAAGGAGATCCTGGAAGGAGACCCCTACCTGAGGCAGAGGCTGAGGCTCCGTGACCCATACATCACGGTCCTCAACGTGTGCCAGATCTACACGTTGAAGCGCATCCGGGACCCCACCTACAGCGTGAAGGTGGGCCCGCATCTGTCGAAGGAGATCATGGAGATGGACACCAGCAAGCCGGCGGATGAGCTGGTGAAGCTGAACCCCACGAGCGAGTATGCCCCGGGACTGGAGGACACGCTCATCCTCACCATGAAGGGTATCGCAGCCGGGTTGCAGAACACCGGCTAGTCGGGGCGGCCGTGGCTGAGTTGGGAGATGATTCTTTTGCTTGATTGTTGTCCCTTCCCACTTTTGGGAAGAGAGAAGgcattgaagaaaagaaataagtgTAGTGATGATAATAGTACTTGGTGTGTGTTTTTATGTTATCAACTTGTAACTTTTGGTGTTTGATGTTAATTTGAGGAGCAAACTTAGATTATTTGAGGCCAATAATAATTGTCCCCAAAACACTACTTTGTGAATTATTTCAGAAATGTTACTTTTATGTAGCAGCTTAATTAATTAGGGCATCTTCGACGGTGTGTCTAGCATGCATGCGTATTGTGTGCCTCATCGCGCTTGTGCACGCACATTGTGCTATGTGAAAACACAAGCTTGCGATGCGCCACTCGTCCTCGGCGTTGTACATGCATGGCAAAAATCGGACCATTTTCAACTTTTAATTATACAATTTCCAGctattaattatgtaattttaatgaaaattgtatttataattaattatataggaatttaattatgatatacacaacaataaataattagtaaaataagaactGAGAAAAATGTATAAAAACTATGACGTGCTCTTGTCTTGAGAAAAATGTATAGTAAATAGGTATGCTTTAAACCTCGTAGAATAGTTTTGCCATCctccaattaaattgaaattaGGTTACATTTGATTTCTTTTTACCAAGAAATTAGTACTAATCAAGTAGATTGCTTCGGTGTTGAACTGTTTTTCAATAAACAAGTGGttaaattcatttatttgtttgtttttatattgATATGAATTGAAGTATTATAAAATTAGTTTTACATTTGAGGGGGCTTGAGCCCCTTTTACTTCTACATATGCCCGCCAATTATTCAAACAAAAAACTATACTCAGCCAATTCACAAgcgaaagtaaaaaaaaaaaaactcagaGTAATTAACAAGAATCAAGATAATCAAGTAATAATTCAAGAATTAAAAAGAATCAACGATTTCCATTCACAATAttcattaaaatcaaattatagCACGATCAAAAACATAAACCTACATATGaacatcatatatatatatactccgcCAATTCTCAATCCAAATTCCAAACAGAAGCAAAATTAAGAGTAATCATCTTGTTTAATCCAAGATAAAATCAACCAATCGGAATCAACATCGCCAAACTCCATCTCCCATCGCTCCACTCCTGATGAGTCCTCAGCACATTCTTATGATAAAAAATCTCATCTCCGGTGGTCTCGAAGAACACCGAATAGCTGTCTCCGCTCCTCCCGGTGATCCTCCCCCACCACCACCCCTCGTTGTCGAACGCGTCCACCACGTCGTACACCCGGTACCTCTCCGCCGGATCCGGCGGCGGCCGCGGCCGGACCTCCGCCGCGCTCACCACCTCGCGCAGTGGCCCCGAGAAATCGTCCTTGAGCAGAGTGCGGTACTGCACCAGGTAACCGTCCTTCCCCAGATCGGCCACCACCGTCGCCTCGAAGTAGGAGCCGACGAAGCCTTCCTGCGCGCTAGCCACCTCCACCAGATCGCCGCGCCGGAAGCGCTGCGGATTGAAGTTCACACGAATTGACGGCATCGTTAGAGttgttgaatttgattgaagttgattttgattttgattttgattttagaggaggagaagaagagaggggtatttataggattTGGGAGATTTGAATTTATGGTAAGCTATAATAAACGGAAACTGGCTAATAAGTAAACATAGGGTTTGGGAGATTTTAATTTATGGTAAGATATAATAAATGGAAACTGACTTATATGTAAACTTGCCTTATTTAGTTTTCGTATTACGTAGTAATTaagaattaatataaattattatacGCAGCAAATTAAGTTCAACACAAATTTTAGGTTTGATTGTAAATTCCAATTATCGTTTTTGCTTGTGGATTGGTGCTATTTTTGTAACATATTGTATTTATAGCATATATTAGCATGGATTGTTGTTAAGCTCTCTCTCTAATTAAACATTTCAACCAATAACTCATAAATTTCATGCCGACCAAGAAatatgtcatcttagccggAACGGAGGTAGTAGTAGAGTAGCACTCCCTTCGTCCTagctaagatgacacactttccttttttatttgtctaaactaagatgacatatttttatttttagtaactttctctctctaattaatACAATCAATCActtttttgtttctttaattaaactctctttttttctcaatttaatacttacacctaCTATTTCTCTCCCCAATTAATAACATTAATCCACAACTTCTAAAATTTcgtactcactccgtcccatagtagatgacA
Proteins encoded in this window:
- the LOC121810807 gene encoding protein AGENET DOMAIN (AGD)-CONTAINING P1-like, coding for MPSIRVNFNPQRFRRGDLVEVASAQEGFVGSYFEATVVADLGKDGYLVQYRTLLKDDFSGPLREVVSAAEVRPRPPPDPAERYRVYDVVDAFDNEGWWWGRITGRSGDSYSVFFETTGDEIFYHKNVLRTHQEWSDGRWSLAMLIPIG
- the LOC121741783 gene encoding phosphoenolpyruvate carboxylase 2-like, producing the protein MSKKIEKMASIDAQLRLLAPGKVSEDDKLVEYDALLLDRFLDILQDLHGEEIRETVQDCYEISAEYEGKRDPQKLEELGRVLTSLDAGDSIVIAKSFSHMLNLANLAEEVQIAYRRRNKLKKNDFSDEASATTESDIEETLKRLVEELNKTPEEVFEALKNQTVDLVLTAHPTQSVRRSLLQKHARIRDCLTQLNAKDITPDDKQELDEALQREIQAAFRTDEIRRNPPTPQDEMRAGMSYFHETIWKGVPKFLRRVDTALKNIGINERVPYNAPLIQFSSWMGGDRDGNPRVTPEVTRDVCLLSRMMAANLYFSQIEDLMFELSMWRCSDELRVRAEELHSSSKRDAKHYIEFWKQVPANEPYRVILGDVRDKLSHTRERARQLLTNGTSDIPDEFTFTNTEEFLEPLELCYRSLCASGDRPIADGSLLDFLRQVSTFGLSLVRLDIRQESDRHTDVLDAITRHLEIGSYKEWPEERRQEWLLSELSGKRPLFGPDLPKTEEIADVLDTFHVLAELPSDSFGAYIISMATSPSDVLAVELLQRECHVKTPLRVVPLFEKLADLEAAPAAVARLFSIDWYRERINGKQEVMIGYSDSGKDAGRLSAAWQLYKAQEELIKVAKEFGVKLTMFHGRGGTVGRGGGPTHLAILSQPPDTIHGSLRVTVQGEVIEQSFGEEHLCFRTLQRFTAATLEHGMHPPIAPKPEWRVLMDEMAVIATKEYRSVVFQEPRFVEYFRLATPELEYGRMNIGSRPSKRKPSGGIESLRAIPWIFAWTQTRFHLPVWLGFGAAMNEVIRKDIKNLQMLRDMYNGWPFFRVTIDLIEMVFAKGDPKIGALCDKLLVSEDLWALGEQLRANYQATQDMILQVAGHKEILEGDPYLRQRLRLRDPYITVLNVCQIYTLKRIRDPTYSVKVGPHLSKEIMEMDTSKPADELVKLNPTSEYAPGLEDTLILTMKGIAAGLQNTG